DNA sequence from the Devosia lacusdianchii genome:
CCCATTTCGGCGCTATCACTATCAGCCCGTGGGTCGAGCACAATAGTTTCCGGCGTCACCTGCTTGTCGCCCATGGGCTGGAACGGGGCGCGGTCGGCGGCGTCGATGCTCTTGCGAATACGCATGCGCATGAAGGCGGCAGCCGCGAGGGCGCCATGGAAGGCGGCGGTGACGATGAACAGGCCGACCGGCGACCACGCCCCCATGATGAGCGAGGCGACAGCGGGGCCGATCGCGAGGCCCACGCCCAGGATCAGCAGCATGCCGCCGGCGATCTTGGCAAAGTCGCCATCCTTGGCGAAGTCGTTGGCATGCGCCACCGCGACCGCATAGATCGGGTTGGCGGCAAAGCCGTAGAGGGCGAACAGCACATACATCATCCAGCCCGCAGTGGGGTTGATGAGCACGGTGAGGATGCCGACCACCGAGGCGAGGCCCGAAAGCCCGATCAGCACGATGCGGCGATCGATCCGGTCGGAGAGGCGACCGAACGGAATCTGCGCCACCGCGCCCAGGATTGCCGCGATGGCGAACAGCAGCGCTATGCCGCTGGCATCCAGCCCCTGTTCATAGCCATAGACCGGCGCCAGCGTGCCGAAGGCGCCGTTGGCCATGCCCACCGAAAAGGCCGCGATCGCCGCGACTGGCGATGTCCGATAGAGCAGCCCGATATCGATCTTGGCCGACGACAGCGGCCGGGGCTGCGGGCTCGAGGTGAGCGCCGTGGGCAATATGGCGCAGATGAAGCTGATGGCGCCGAGCACGAAGGGAACATAGCCGGCCGTACCAGTGACCGACATGGCGATCTGTCCCAGCGTCGATGCCGCCATGTTGATGGTCACATAAATCGAAAAGATCGTGCCGCGGCTCTTATTGTCGGCCACC
Encoded proteins:
- a CDS encoding MFS transporter codes for the protein MASVIKIYALFLGSALLMFGGGLQGLLLSVRGAEEEFSLLSLGLIGTGWSVGFVAGSIAVPVIVRKVGHIRAFSVMAAIGTITILLNLMWINDISWILLRALSGFCFAGAAMIVESWLNEVADNKSRGTIFSIYVTINMAASTLGQIAMSVTGTAGYVPFVLGAISFICAILPTALTSSPQPRPLSSAKIDIGLLYRTSPVAAIAAFSVGMANGAFGTLAPVYGYEQGLDASGIALLFAIAAILGAVAQIPFGRLSDRIDRRIVLIGLSGLASVVGILTVLINPTAGWMMYVLFALYGFAANPIYAVAVAHANDFAKDGDFAKIAGGMLLILGVGLAIGPAVASLIMGAWSPVGLFIVTAAFHGALAAAAFMRMRIRKSIDAADRAPFQPMGDKQVTPETIVLDPRADSDSAEMGHAEAPVPDELAESPEERRDVQDGTV